Genomic DNA from Candidatus Dormiibacterota bacterium:
CTACCAGCGCTCCGCGGCCGCCGGGCAGCCGGGCAACGACATCGTCGCCTTCCACCGCGAGCCACACTTCGAGCACATCGATCAGCTCGCCGTGGGCGACGTCGTCGAGGTCCAGGACCGTGCCTGCCGCACCTGGCACTACCGGATCACGCAGAGGTCGGTGCTGGCGCCCGACGCGGTCACCCAGCTCGGGTCCACAGCCGACGCCGAGCTCACCCTGGTCACCTGCACGCCCTGGTTCCAGGACGACAAGCGCATCGTCTGGCGGGGCGTTCTCACCGACACCACGCCGCCGGCCTCCCCCGCCGTGCCGGGACCGGCATCGGCTCCCCCCCAGCCCGTCGTGGTGCCGTTCACGCCGGCGCCGGTGCCGGCGCCGGCACCGACACCCGCACCCACGCCCAGACCCGTACCGACGCCGACCCC
This window encodes:
- a CDS encoding sortase encodes the protein YQRSAAAGQPGNDIVAFHREPHFEHIDQLAVGDVVEVQDRACRTWHYRITQRSVLAPDAVTQLGSTADAELTLVTCTPWFQDDKRIVWRGVLTDTTPPASPAVPGPASAPPQPVVVPFTPAPVPAPAPTPAPTPRPVPTPTPTPTAAPAPPSTPAPTPAPTPSPSPAPTPTPTPTAGPTPSPTPTGTPSPTLVPSPTPPAPTP